In a genomic window of Gemmatimonadaceae bacterium:
- a CDS encoding GspMb/PilO family protein, translating to MKVSSILPEMTNRDRRALAVGAVSIAAMIAFVKVVPSLRRWDDRLELRQALLTRQVSAARQLLGHDRAMRDSLSARSRALEGVEVGLLRAESKSAAEAALASLVSATAAAAGVKIDALALDADVDDGVELVTVSGGATGDIAGVAQFISALEAERARLALRSMSIRPSDVATVDTRAESLRLEFTVQAQVRTAARSVR from the coding sequence ATGAAGGTCAGCTCGATTCTCCCTGAAATGACCAACCGTGACCGACGCGCACTCGCCGTTGGCGCGGTCAGCATCGCAGCGATGATCGCATTCGTGAAGGTCGTTCCCAGTTTGCGACGCTGGGACGATCGCCTCGAGTTGCGTCAAGCCCTGCTCACGCGCCAGGTGAGCGCTGCTCGGCAGCTTTTAGGCCATGATCGGGCGATGCGTGACTCGCTGAGCGCTCGCAGTCGAGCGCTCGAGGGTGTCGAGGTTGGTCTGTTGCGGGCCGAAAGCAAGTCGGCTGCGGAGGCAGCCTTGGCATCGCTCGTATCCGCAACTGCGGCAGCAGCCGGCGTCAAGATTGATGCGCTCGCGCTGGACGCCGATGTTGACGATGGTGTCGAACTCGTAACCGTGAGCGGCGGAGCCACCGGTGACATCGCGGGCGTGGCGCAGTTCATCTCGGCGCTCGAGGCAGAGCGTGCTCGTCTCGCACTCCGCTCAATGTCGATCAGACCGTCGGATGTGGCGACGGTAGACACTCGTGCGGAAAGCTTGCGGCTCGAATTCACTGTTCAGGCTCAGGTCCGAACTGCCGCACGGAGTGTCCGATGA